The genome window AGCGCAACGGGGGAGTCGGCCAGGGCGTTGAGCAGGCGGCCCAGCCGGGAGCGGCGGATCAGCACCACCAGGCCGATCGCGGCGACCCCGAAAACCAGGCAGAGATAGAAATACCCGGTGTCGGTGTTCAGATTGAGCAGGTGCGGGCGGCCGCCCTCGCGCTGCCCGTAGCGGCCGAACATGACATCGCGGTTGTAGAGCAACTGCTCGACCAGGATGCCGAAGCCGAGCGTGGCCAGCGCCAGGAACAGCCCGGACAGCCGGATCGCCGGGATGGCCACGAACGCACCGATCGGAATGGCCACCGCGGCTGCGGCCAGCACCCCGAAGCCCCACGGCAGACCCCAGCCGTGCGTGACGTGGCTGAAGGTCGTCGCGCCGATCGCGACGAATGCGACCTGACACAGCGTCACCTGGTTGGACAGTTCCACCAGCAGGTACAGCGAGGCGTAGATGACGATGAACACTGCGCCGAGCGTGTAGACGGGGACCCGGGTGTTGAACACGTGTGGGATGGCGATGGCGCCCGCGGTGGCGGCGAGCAGCAGGGCGCCGTTGACCGGGCGGGGCAGGCGGATCGGCTCGCGCACGTCGCGGCGCGCGGAGCGTTCGATAAACGAGCCGCTGCGGGTGAACACCAGCACGCAGAACAGCACCAGGAACGGGAGGCTGGTGTCCAGGTTCGGGAGATCCTTGAGGAACCCGACGTTGCGGGTCACCTTCGGTGCGTGCAGCAGCGCCGCGGCCACGCCGATGGCCAGACCGCCGATGAAGGTTCGGCCCAGGTGGGTGAATCGGCCCACCGCGGCGGCGCCGAACGCCTGCACCACCACCAGGGTGAGCAGCAACGCGTCCAGCCCGATGGCCGGTGCGATCAGCAGCCCGGACAGGCCCGCGAACGCCGACCCGATCGCCCACGACTTCACCTGCACGCCCGCCGGTGCGGTGCCCGCAAGGTCGAGCAGGTCGCTGTTGTCCACCACCGAGCGCATGTGCAGGCCCAGAGTGCTGACCCGGAACAGCAGGCCGAGCGCGAGCACCGCGATGACCGCGATGGCGAAGGTGATGGCTTGGTCGTAGCCGATCCGAACGTCGGCGATGGTGAACGTCTTGGTGGGCAGCGGTGTGTCCAACGGGAACGGCGCGATGCCGTACCGCACCTGCAATCCGCCCTGGATGGCCAGCACCACGCCGATGGTGGCGACCACCCGTCGCGCGGTGCCGGCATCGGCCAGCCGGGACGCGATCAGCGCCAGTACCAAGCCGCCCAGTGGGGCCGCGACGCCGACGGCGAGTAGCACGGCCACCCAGGCGGGCAGGCCCTGCCGGTCGCGCAGGTCGTAGAAGATGTAGGCGGTTGCGGCACCCACCGCGCCGTGCGCGAAGTTGAAGATGCCCGAGGTCTTGTAGGTCAGTACCAGGCCGGCCGCGGCCAGCCCGTAGAGGGAGCCGGCGACCAGGCCGATGACGACGAAGGGCAGCAGGTCGGTCATGCGCACCACTCGCACGGGACGCGGCCGGCGCTCTGCGGAGTGCCGGGCAGTCGTTCGATGTCCTTACCGGATAACAGTTCGCAGCCGCGCCGGTGCGCTCGCACGGTGTTGCGCACGGCGTACCAGGCGGTGTCCACGATGCTCGGGGCGACCCGGGTGGTGACGGGCCGCCGGGCGCGCAGCACCCGGTGTCGTCGCAGCGCGATGATCCGGTGCGCCCACAGCACCAGGGCCGCGCCGCCGCCCACCGGCAGCAGCATGGCGGCGACTGCCAGGACCGCCCAGCCGAGTTGAGTGTGCACGTCGGTGGCGTTGGCCGCACCGAGCCAGGACACGGCGATCAGCACGCCGCCGAGGCCGGCGGCGAGAACCACGAACCGAATCTGGGCGTGCGACCAGAGGGTCCGGGTCGAGCTCACCCGGTTCTCGCTTCCGCCCGCTCCGTCGGCAGTACGTCCACGTGATGTACCGCGGGCTTGGCGGCCGGGCGCTCGATGACGGTCTGGTCGTCGTCGAGGTCGTCGAGCTTGCGCCACTCGTCGCGCAGATCCGCGGACAGCCAGAGAATGCCGCCCAGGCCGAGCAGGAACAGCCCGCCGATGCCGCCGGAGACCAGGTACGGCAACTGCTGTGCGGTGAGGGCCTCCTTGGACACCCCGTGCCAGCCGAGGATCAGCGCGATCGCACCGGCGAGCGCGCAGGTGCCGGCGGCGACGCGGTCCCACTGCACCCGGACCCAGCGCAGCAGGTTCATCGTGCCCCCAGCCTTCGAACCATGCGGATCCACAGCACCATCGCCAGGCCGGCGATGGGCAGCACCAGGTAGAAGTGGCTGAGGTCCAGCCGGGTCACCAACGCGTTGGGGGAAGCCACCGGCGCGAAGGTGACAGTGGGGGGTTTCGCCGCGGGTGCGCCCGGCGCAGCGGGCCCGGTCGGCACAACCGGCACGCCGAGGACGGCGCTCGGCGCCACGCCGGTCGGCGACGGCACGCTGGTGTCGATCCCGGCCGGCGACGTGATCGCCGGGTTGCCCGTTAGGAGCGGCAGGGCACGGTTCTCCACGCTGGCTGCGGTCTGACCGATCGTCACCTCGGCGATGACCTGTTCCACGCCCGAAGCCAACTGGGACGGGGGATGCTGCACGCTGCGGATGCGCAGCCCGGCACTGGTGATGCCGTCGGCGGTGCGGATCTCCGGCAGGTAGCTGATGGTGGTGCCGGAAGCCTCCAGCGCCTTGAGCATCGCGGCACCGGCGGCCGAGGTCGCGGTGAGTGCGCCGTCCGGGCCGGACAACTTCTCCCCGAGCGGCACGCGCTGGCCGGCGATGGTCAGCGCTGCCACGGAGAAGTCCGCGGTGAGCTGCAGCTGCCCGGACGGGGCGCGGGTGGCGGTGGCCACGCTGCGCACGCCGTTGATGACCAGCTGGTCGGAGATGGCGATGTCGGTGGCGATGCCCTCGGCGCGGGCGACGAGTTGCCCGGACGAGGGTTCGTAGTGCACGTCGGCCAGGCCGGTGTTCGCGCCGTTGGCGGTGTGGCCGCGGCTGGACGTTTCCGCGGAGTCGGCCTCCAGAACCACCGGACCGGCCTCCACGCGCTGCTCGGGCTGGGTCGGGTTGCTGCTCGACGCGATCAGCGGATAGTTCGGGATGACCTGCGAGGTCTGGCCGTTGGACAGGCCCGCGATCAGGCCGGGCGCGAGCACCGCGGACTGGCTGGGGTACGGGTCGGAGGCGAACGCGGTGGAGGTGCCCAGCGAGGTCAGCTCGGCCTGCACCACAGACGCGCCGCCGTCGATGAGTTGGCCGAACACCACCGCGGGCTCGGCGGTGAAGTTGACCGCGATCAGCCGGGCGTCGGCCAGGCCGCTGTAGGTGGAGTCGGCCCGGGCGGGCGGCGACCCAACCACGCTCAGGACCACGGCACCCGCGGACGCCAGCAACCCGACCGGGCTTGCCAGTCGATTGCGTCGCCCCGGGACTGAGGTCACCATGCCATTCAGCCTCCGAAACACCCCCTGTGTCAAGGAAATCGATGCCTGATTTTCCGCGTCGCGGAGGCGTGATTCCCGTTCAGGGGTGGGTAATCGGCAGCGGAAGGAGCGATCTGGCGGCCGTCCGTGGCCGGAAACCGGTTCAGGCCACGCGTCGGCCTGCGATGAAGGTGGCCACCGTGTGTTCGCCGGGGCTGCGCAGGACCAGGTCGGCGGGACAGCCCACGGTGATCCGGCGCGGTGGACCGCCGGGATCCTCGGGCGGCGCCAGGTAGCCGGCCAGCGCGGTGGCGTGGTCCAGGCATTCGGCGGGACCCAGCGCCTCGCCGTCCGGGGTGCGTCGGGTGACCGCGGCGTCGATCACCGCCCACGGGTCCAGCGGGCCGTTTGGGGCGTCGCTGGACAACGCAACCGGGATGCCCGCGGCGTGCAACGAGGCGCAGCGGTAGAGGTCTTGCTGGTCGGCCGCGGGCACGTCGCGGCGGTAGTCGTGGCCGCGGTCGGCGAGGAAACCGGGTTGGGTGACCACCCGGAGGCGGTGCTTGACCAGCAGGGGGATGGCTTCGGCGGGCACGATGGCGGCGTGCTCGAGGCGGTCGCCGGGGCGGGTGCCGACGGTGTCGAGGGCGGCGAGCAGCAGCGCGAGGGCCTCGCGGGTCACGCAGTGCACGGCCACGGCCCGGTCGGTGTCGTGCGCGGCGTCGATGCGGTTGGCGAGCTCGTCGAGGTCGGGCAGGGCGCCGTCGGCGAGCACGAGCTTGTAGGGCCCGACGCTGACGCCCGGCGGGGGGTGGCTCCCCGGGCCGATGCCCAACGCGGTGACGTGCTGGGGGAGTGCGCCGGCGTCGAGGGTGTCCAGATCTGGGGTGGCGTCGGTGACGGCGGTGATGCCGTGGCTCGCCAGCAGGGCACCGACCGGGGTGAGGTCCGGCGGGGTGGCGGGTAATCGGCTGCGCAGCCAGGGATCCGCGCGCCAGAGCCGGCCGGTGGGGGCACCGACCGGGTCGCGTTCGATGCCGGGGTGGTCGGCGGTGGCCAGGCCGAGGAGGTGCGCGCCGAGGGTGTTCACGCTCCACAGCGCGCCGCTGCGGTGCTGGACGCGGACCGGGCGCTGGGCGTGCAGGGTGTCGAGGGTGGCGGCGTCGAGGTCGTCGGCGCTGCCGGTGGCGCGGATCCAGCCGTGCGCGTCGGGGGTCGCTGCGCCAAGCGCCGTGCGGGCGGCGGTGTGGTCGAGGCCGGCCAGACAGACCGAGGTCAGTGCTGCGGCGAGGGCGTGCAGGTGCAGGTGGTGGTCGACCAGGCCGGGCAGCACGGTGGCGCCCACGGCGTCGAGGACTTCTTCGCCGCGCAGGTCGCTGCCGATCTCGGTGACGCGGCCCTGCGCCAGTCGCAGGTCGACGACGCGGCCGTCCAGCGTGGCGTTGCGGATCAGCATCCGATTTCCTTGCGGACGGTCTCGGTGTCCGCGCCGGAGGTCGGTGCGTCGCCGCGCGGGGTGCGTGCGCGTGGCGCGGCGAGGTCGCCGGTGGCGATTACTGTCGGCTCGGCGTCGATCAGCGTGCTCGCGATCACGTCGTGCATGGACACCTCGACCAGGCTGCCCGGTGCCGCGCTGACCGCGCGGGCGGCCGCGGTGAGGCCGGCCAGCGGATCCGCGATGGCATCGCCGACGAACACCGGCCCGTGCGCGTCGGTGGCGACCAGGCCCGCGCCGGCGGCGACGTCGTCGCCGAAGCCGATGCGGTTGCTGTGGCGGCCGGCCGCCGTGATGGACACCCAGGTGGCGTGCGTGGATTCGGGTCCTAGGCCCCACGCGGCCAGTGCTCGCGGGCGGGATGCCTCGATCACGATGTCGGCTCGTTCGACCAGGGCGTGCAGCAGGCGTTGACCGTCGGGATCTGCCGGATCGGCGACCACCGAGCGGTGCCCGGCGTGCAGCAGGCGGTAGAACTCCGCGTTGCCGTAGCGAGCGCCGTCCGGGCGGTCCGGCGTCTCGACCTTGATGACCTGCGCCCCGGCCAGGCCGAGCAGGTGCGCGCACAGCGGCCCCGCCCACAGCGCGCTGAAGTCGACCACCAGCAGCCCCGGCACCGACCGCGCTGCCGCCCAATCTGTCGTTGCGTCCGAAGAAGAGTGTCCGGGCACCCGCACTTCTTCGGACGCTACGGCAGTGGCGGCGACGCCGAGGAGCGCGGCGCGCTCGGCGAGGTCGGCGGCGGGGCGTTCGCGCAGCCAGGCGCCGACTGCCGGCCACGGGTCGCCGACCACCTCTCGGCCGATGAGTGCGCCGAGCAGGGCCGGGTCGTCGGGCCGGGTGCAGGACACGGCCGCCCAGCCGTGGGCGGTGGGCAGCAGTCGGCAACTGCCGCCGAGCGAGATGGCGCCGTTGCGTCGATGGCCGGTGAATGCGGCCCGCTCGGCCAGCAGCCCCGCGCCGTCCACGCCGAGGTACTCGCCGAGTTGGCGCGCCCGGCTCGCGGCGTCGCCGGGGGGGATCAGTGCCGGGCCACCCTGACGCCCCGTCAGGTGTGCGATTCCGCCGGCCAGCCAATCGGTGATGCGCTGTCCGGCCGGCACCGCGCGACCATACACTCGGCGCCCGTGAGCGCTCGGCAGGCCGTGATGGTGGGCAAGCTCGCGATGGCGTTCGTCCCGCGGGGTGCGGAGAGCTCGCCCGACGAGATCGGCGTTGACCACCTGCGGCACGTCGCGCGGCACCTCGATGAGGTGAACCGGGTCCACCCCGGCGCCGTCGCCGCCGTGGTGGACGTGCTGGACCAGACCCTGGCCCTCGACGTCGAGGCCGCGCTCGAGCTCGAGTCGCGGGCCTACTCGGCTCTGTTGGCCGGGCCCGAATTCGCGCGTTGGCTGGACAACCGCGGCCCCCGCCCACTGCCCCCGCTGGTCGATGACCCGGTGCTGCTGCGCCGCGACCGTGACGTTCTGTACGTCACGCTCAACCGGCCCGAACGCCGCAATGCCTACGGCGCGCAACTGCGCGACGCCCTGGTCGCTGCGCTCGACGTGGCACTGCACGACCCCGACGTGCGGGTGGTGCTCGACGGCGCCGGCCCGTGCTTCTGTGCCGGCGGCGACCTGGCCGAGTTCGGCACCGCGCCGGACCTGGAGACGGCGCACCTCATCCGGACCCGGCACGGCGCCGCCCGACCGCTGCACGCGCTGGCCGAGCGCACCGAGGTGCGGCTGCACGGGCCGTGCATCGGCGCGGGCATCGAGCTCGCCGCGTTCGCCGGGCGGGTCCTTGCCGCGCCGGGCACGACCTTCCGGCTGCCCGAGATCGGTATGGGGCTGATCCCCGGCGCGGGCGGCACGGTCAGCATTCCGCGACGCATCGGGGTGCCCCGCACGCTCTATCTCGCGCTGAGCGGGGTCGACCTCGACGTCCAGACCGCGCTGGCGTGGGGTCTCGTCGACGAGATCAGCCCGGACTTAGCACATCGAGCACGCCCGTGCGGACCAGCTCGGCCCGGCAGGATTCCCGGTCGGTGAACAGGATCGGGTGCAGGCCCAACGCGGCGGCGGCGTCGGTGTTGCGCGGTAGGTCGTCGACGAAGGCGACCTCGGCGGGGTCCTTGCCGAGCCGCTCGCACAGCGCGAGATAGATGCGCGGGTCGGGCTTGCGCACGCCGACCTCGCTGGAGTCCAGCACCACGTCGAACAGCTCGAAGCGGAACGTCTCCCGCCACCCGGCGTCGGCCACGTTGTTGGTGACCAGCGCCACCGGGCAGGACTTCCGCACCTCTTCGACGAGGTCGAGCATGAGCGGGTCGAGCCGCTCGCCCTCGCCCGCGGCCAGCGCCAAGCGGCGGATGTCGATGCGTTGGCCGTGCCGCCGCTCGGCGTCGGTGCACACGTACTTGAAGAACTCCCGCGAGCTGATCTCGCCGATCTCCAGCCGCGCCATCTCCGGGTCGTCGCGGAA of Sporichthyaceae bacterium contains these proteins:
- a CDS encoding ABC transporter permease — protein: MTDLLPFVVIGLVAGSLYGLAAAGLVLTYKTSGIFNFAHGAVGAATAYIFYDLRDRQGLPAWVAVLLAVGVAAPLGGLVLALIASRLADAGTARRVVATIGVVLAIQGGLQVRYGIAPFPLDTPLPTKTFTIADVRIGYDQAITFAIAVIAVLALGLLFRVSTLGLHMRSVVDNSDLLDLAGTAPAGVQVKSWAIGSAFAGLSGLLIAPAIGLDALLLTLVVVQAFGAAAVGRFTHLGRTFIGGLAIGVAAALLHAPKVTRNVGFLKDLPNLDTSLPFLVLFCVLVFTRSGSFIERSARRDVREPIRLPRPVNGALLLAATAGAIAIPHVFNTRVPVYTLGAVFIVIYASLYLLVELSNQVTLCQVAFVAIGATTFSHVTHGWGLPWGFGVLAAAAVAIPIGAFVAIPAIRLSGLFLALATLGFGILVEQLLYNRDVMFGRYGQREGGRPHLLNLNTDTGYFYLCLVFGVAAIGLVVLIRRSRLGRLLNALADSPVALATHGASVNITRVGVFCISAALAGVGGALFVGVTGSVSSSGTSAAALVSFNSLLWLAVLSFVGRSPVLAPVLAAFVLVVMPSYFTDPDTVQWQTIAFGVLAVFASTFGPSVSRWLAADAPRHADRIRRSPVRERTRNELAGVRA
- a CDS encoding amidohydrolase family protein, which encodes MLIRNATLDGRVVDLRLAQGRVTEIGSDLRGEEVLDAVGATVLPGLVDHHLHLHALAAALTSVCLAGLDHTAARTALGAATPDAHGWIRATGSADDLDAATLDTLHAQRPVRVQHRSGALWSVNTLGAHLLGLATADHPGIERDPVGAPTGRLWRADPWLRSRLPATPPDLTPVGALLASHGITAVTDATPDLDTLDAGALPQHVTALGIGPGSHPPPGVSVGPYKLVLADGALPDLDELANRIDAAHDTDRAVAVHCVTREALALLLAALDTVGTRPGDRLEHAAIVPAEAIPLLVKHRLRVVTQPGFLADRGHDYRRDVPAADQQDLYRCASLHAAGIPVALSSDAPNGPLDPWAVIDAAVTRRTPDGEALGPAECLDHATALAGYLAPPEDPGGPPRRITVGCPADLVLRSPGEHTVATFIAGRRVA
- a CDS encoding CoA transferase, whose translation is MPAGQRITDWLAGGIAHLTGRQGGPALIPPGDAASRARQLGEYLGVDGAGLLAERAAFTGHRRNGAISLGGSCRLLPTAHGWAAVSCTRPDDPALLGALIGREVVGDPWPAVGAWLRERPAADLAERAALLGVAATAVASEEVRVPGHSSSDATTDWAAARSVPGLLVVDFSALWAGPLCAHLLGLAGAQVIKVETPDRPDGARYGNAEFYRLLHAGHRSVVADPADPDGQRLLHALVERADIVIEASRPRALAAWGLGPESTHATWVSITAAGRHSNRIGFGDDVAAGAGLVATDAHGPVFVGDAIADPLAGLTAAARAVSAAPGSLVEVSMHDVIASTLIDAEPTVIATGDLAAPRARTPRGDAPTSGADTETVRKEIGC
- a CDS encoding enoyl-CoA hydratase/isomerase family protein; protein product: MSARQAVMVGKLAMAFVPRGAESSPDEIGVDHLRHVARHLDEVNRVHPGAVAAVVDVLDQTLALDVEAALELESRAYSALLAGPEFARWLDNRGPRPLPPLVDDPVLLRRDRDVLYVTLNRPERRNAYGAQLRDALVAALDVALHDPDVRVVLDGAGPCFCAGGDLAEFGTAPDLETAHLIRTRHGAARPLHALAERTEVRLHGPCIGAGIELAAFAGRVLAAPGTTFRLPEIGMGLIPGAGGTVSIPRRIGVPRTLYLALSGVDLDVQTALAWGLVDEISPDLAHRARPCGPARPGRIPGR
- a CDS encoding HAD family phosphatase translates to MTVTAVAFDFGGVLTYTSFGGLATYGDELGLPAAALVGYFRDDPEMARLEIGEISSREFFKYVCTDAERRHGQRIDIRRLALAAGEGERLDPLMLDLVEEVRKSCPVALVTNNVADAGWRETFRFELFDVVLDSSEVGVRKPDPRIYLALCERLGKDPAEVAFVDDLPRNTDAAAALGLHPILFTDRESCRAELVRTGVLDVLSPG